The Beijerinckiaceae bacterium RH AL1 genome has a segment encoding these proteins:
- a CDS encoding hypothetical protein (ID:RHAL1_00431;~conserved exported protein of unknown function;~source:Prodigal:2.6) gives MTFTRRVPLFRPASQGRRLALLAAAALSLAACDPRDCALGIASGDCAPQGSPLAAFPQDDAICRSYGLVPSTRDYRLCRQAKGHVRALTERETDYGFLNNPLTPSIK, from the coding sequence ATGACATTTACGCGACGCGTCCCCCTGTTCCGCCCCGCTTCGCAGGGCCGCCGCCTCGCGCTTCTCGCTGCCGCGGCGCTCAGCCTGGCAGCTTGCGACCCGCGCGACTGCGCGCTCGGCATCGCCAGCGGCGACTGCGCCCCGCAAGGCTCGCCGCTCGCCGCCTTCCCGCAGGACGATGCGATCTGCCGCAGCTACGGGCTCGTCCCCAGCACGCGCGACTACCGGCTGTGCCGGCAGGCCAAGGGGCATGTCCGCGCGCTCACCGAGCGCGAGACCGACTACGGCTTCCTCAACAATCCGCTGACGCCGAGCATCAAGTAG
- a CDS encoding hypothetical protein (ID:RHAL1_00432;~conserved protein of unknown function;~source:Prodigal:2.6), producing the protein MQSELLDLPAPAAPAPERWTADRVGDCLVEAFRTLDRLPRAKGPRQPGNHWVRTRVEWADKLAQAELPEAERREREGAHLAAIALRPSGRDIDHMETALDWLRDLRAVDPGLALVTTLWALRTARRRSLRALCREKGWAPGTFYKLRARALEHLATTLQAAGVPVF; encoded by the coding sequence GTGCAGTCCGAACTGCTCGATCTCCCCGCCCCTGCCGCGCCGGCGCCGGAGCGCTGGACCGCCGATCGCGTCGGCGACTGCCTCGTCGAGGCGTTCCGAACGCTGGACAGGCTCCCGCGCGCGAAAGGTCCGCGCCAGCCCGGCAACCACTGGGTCCGCACCCGCGTCGAATGGGCCGACAAGCTCGCCCAGGCCGAGCTGCCGGAGGCGGAGCGCCGCGAGCGCGAGGGCGCGCACCTCGCGGCGATCGCGCTGCGCCCGAGCGGCCGCGACATCGACCACATGGAGACAGCGCTCGACTGGCTGCGCGACCTGCGCGCGGTCGACCCTGGTCTCGCGCTGGTGACGACGCTGTGGGCGTTGCGCACCGCGCGCCGCCGCTCGCTGCGCGCGCTCTGCCGCGAGAAGGGCTGGGCGCCGGGCACGTTCTACAAGCTGCGCGCTCGCGCCCTGGAGCATCTGGCGACGACACTGCAGGCCGCCGGCGTCCCGGTGTTTTGA
- a CDS encoding hypothetical protein (ID:RHAL1_00433;~conserved protein of unknown function;~source:Prodigal:2.6), with protein MSVLIPILGTMIDDPSPRTLTRWPAKRVARLGFLVGQGIDAARVARDPLIASTTGNVHRQARRFGLAFRDATPAIRLPPQVARRCDAAAAKRSLTREELCRLLLIAAGSDDGLIDNILDDGE; from the coding sequence ATGTCGGTATTGATACCGATACTCGGCACCATGATCGATGACCCCTCGCCCCGCACCCTCACCCGCTGGCCCGCCAAGCGCGTCGCCCGCCTCGGCTTCCTCGTCGGCCAGGGCATTGATGCCGCCCGCGTCGCCCGCGACCCGCTGATCGCCTCGACGACCGGCAACGTCCACCGCCAGGCCCGCCGCTTCGGCCTCGCCTTCCGCGACGCCACGCCGGCGATCCGCCTCCCCCCGCAGGTCGCACGTCGCTGCGATGCGGCCGCCGCCAAGCGCAGCCTCACCCGCGAGGAGCTGTGCCGGCTCCTGCTGATCGCCGCCGGCTCCGACGACGGCCTCATCGACAACATCCTCGACGACGGAGAATAG
- a CDS encoding putative phage repressor (ID:RHAL1_00434;~source:Prodigal:2.6): MQLKDVLSRIESRLEAVGLSAHAASLAAKKPDAIRNLRRAVSNGDRRGVTTETLNALAPVLKTTASWLLEGVGGTPMPTSLKVVGRVGAGAEILPEFEQIPPDGLYEVDLPLPLPEASVAFAVEGDSMWPRYNAGDVVVCEEREHDLQTITGQEAAVRTSDGKRFLKTIRRGATGGTFDLESHNAPPIRNVTIEWAAPILLIIPGSRWASGGKAASAKLR; the protein is encoded by the coding sequence ATGCAGCTGAAGGATGTCCTTTCTCGCATCGAGAGCCGGCTGGAGGCCGTCGGCCTGTCGGCGCACGCCGCGTCGCTGGCGGCGAAAAAACCGGACGCCATCCGCAATCTCCGCCGCGCCGTCTCGAACGGCGACCGGCGCGGCGTGACGACGGAGACGCTGAACGCGCTCGCGCCGGTGCTGAAGACTACCGCGTCGTGGCTGCTGGAAGGCGTCGGCGGCACGCCGATGCCGACGTCGCTGAAGGTCGTCGGCCGCGTCGGCGCGGGCGCCGAGATCCTGCCGGAGTTCGAGCAGATTCCGCCGGACGGGCTCTATGAGGTAGACCTGCCGCTGCCGCTGCCGGAGGCCTCCGTCGCGTTCGCCGTCGAGGGGGACAGCATGTGGCCGCGCTACAATGCCGGCGACGTCGTTGTCTGCGAGGAACGGGAGCACGACCTGCAGACCATAACCGGGCAGGAGGCCGCCGTGCGGACCAGCGACGGCAAGCGCTTCCTGAAGACGATCCGGCGCGGCGCGACGGGGGGCACCTTCGATCTCGAGAGCCACAACGCCCCGCCCATTCGCAACGTGACGATCGAATGGGCCGCGCCGATCCTGCTCATCATCCCCGGCAGCCGCTGGGCCTCAGGTGGCAAGGCCGCGTCGGCAAAGCTTAGGTAG
- a CDS encoding hypothetical protein (ID:RHAL1_00435;~conserved protein of unknown function;~source:Prodigal:2.6) — MPSPARAQVKAQFSDPDLAAAAARVACHLVKTRARAYARRPWTLEALFPGLSTAPPETLVAISAHLVERERRSPRRWFGFGGEVNLVNARAALLLGRALRRGARV; from the coding sequence ATGCCGTCGCCCGCGCGAGCCCAAGTCAAAGCCCAATTCTCCGATCCCGATCTCGCAGCCGCCGCGGCGCGGGTCGCCTGCCATCTCGTCAAGACGCGAGCCCGCGCCTACGCGCGGCGGCCCTGGACTCTGGAGGCGCTGTTTCCTGGCCTGTCGACGGCGCCGCCGGAGACGCTCGTGGCGATCTCCGCGCATCTCGTCGAGCGGGAGCGGCGCTCGCCGCGTCGCTGGTTCGGGTTCGGCGGCGAGGTCAACCTCGTCAACGCGCGCGCGGCGCTCCTGCTGGGGCGGGCGCTGCGGCGCGGGGCGCGTGTGTGA